GACCCGCACCAGCGTCACCGACGACGCCATCACCCGGATCCGGCACATGATCCTCACCGGCGAGCTGGCCCCCGGCGACAAGCTGCCGCCGGAGTCCGAGCTGGCCGCCGAGCTGGGGCTCTCCCGGACCTCGCTCCGGGAGGCGGTGCGCGCGCTGACGCTGCTGGGGGTGATCGACACCCGGCAGGGCGACGCGAGCTACATCACCAGCCTGGGGCCCGAGCTGCTGCTCAACGCCCTGGGCCTCGCCATGGACCTGCAGCGCGAGGACACGATGGCCGACCTGGTGGGCGTCCGGCGGGTGCTGGAGCCCGCGGCCACCGCGCTGGCGGCCGCCCGCGTGACCGCCGACGACATCGCGCACCTGCGGGGCCTGATCCGACCCGGTCTCACCGAGGACCGCGCCCGTGAGGCCGTGGAGCTCGACTGGGAGTTCCACCACGAGATCGCGCTCTCCTCGGGCAACGAGCTGCTGGTCGCCCTGCTCGACGGGCTCACCGCCCCGACCGTGCGGATGCGCACCTGGCGGGGGCTGACCGTCCCCGGCGCGCTCGACCGGACGCTGGCCGAGCACGAGGCCATCGTCGACGCGCTGGAGGCGGGCGACCCCGAGCTGGCCCGGGCGGCCGCGACCGTCCACGTGGCCGGCGTCGAGGCCTGGGTCCGCGCCCTGCCGCCCGGTTGGAGCGCCCGTGCCGCCGAGGAGGTACGCCTCCAGTCCAGCCCCGTCCACCGCACCCCACCCGAACCCGGTCCCCCCACCCTGGAGCCCCGATGACGACCGAGACCCGGCCCACCGCCGACCGCACCGCCGACCCCGCCGGCACCAGCTCGATCTGGTCCGACCTCGCCCGTCCACTGCCGGCCTGGCTGCCCCGGGCCAAGCTCGGCATCTTCATCCACTGGGGCGCCTACTCCGTCCCCGCCTGGGCCGAGCCCAGCGGCGCCCTCGGGGCCGTGCCGGACGAGGAGTGGTTCACCCACAACGCCTACGCCGAGTGGTACGCCAACACCATCCGCATCCCCGGCAGCCCCGCCGCCGAGCACCACCACCAGACCTACGGCGACGCGCCCTACGACGACTTCCTCGACGCCTGGACCGCCGACCGCTTCGACCCGGCGGCCTGGGCGGCCCTGTTCGCCGAGGCCGGCGCCCAGTACGTCGTCCCCACCACCAAGCACCACGACGGGATCGCGCTGTGGGACGCGCCCGGCACCGGCACCCGCAACACGGTCCACCGGGGACCGCGCCGCGACCTGGTCGGCGACCTCGCCGCCGCCGTCCGGGCGGCCGGGATGCGGTTCGGCGTCTACTACTCCGGTGGGCTGGACTGGAGCACCACCAGCTTCCCGCCGCACACCTCCGGCGCCGAGGTCTCCAGCCTGCGGCCGAACGACGCCGCCTACAACTGCTACGCGCTGCTGCACGTCCGCGACCTGGTGCAGCGCTACGCCCCCGACGTGCTCTGGAACGACATCAACTGGCCGGACGCCGGCAAGCGGACCGGCGCCTGGTCGCTGCACGAGCTGTTCCGCGACTTCTACGCGGGCAACCCCGACGGGGTGGTCAACGACCGCTGGGGGGACACCCACTGGGACTACCGCACCAGCGAGTACGAGCACGGCACCGCGGTCGAGGTGGACACCGACTGGGAGCAGTGCCGCGGCCTCGGGTTCTCCTTCGGCTACAACCAGGTCGAGGACGAGTCGGTGGTCCTCTCGGGCCACCAGCTGGCCACCCTGCTCGCCGACGTGGTCTCCCGCGGCGGGCGGCTGCTGCTGAACGTCGGCCCGACCGCCGCCGGCGAGATCCCGGCCCTCCAGCAGCAGTCGCTGCGCGACCTCGGCCGCTGGACGGCCGACGTCGGGGAGACCCTCCGCTCCGCGACCCGGGTGGATCCGGCCGTCGCCCGCAACGGCGACGACCCGTGGACCCGCTGGCTGGACACCCCCGACGGGCTCGTCGCCCTGGTGGACCGGACCGGGACGACCCCCCTGGCCTTCGACCCCACGGCCGCGGACGGCGCCGCCGGTGCGGTGCTGACCGGCCGGGCCACGGTGAGCGCCACCGACGACGGCGCCGAGGTCGACGTCGCGGAGCCGGGGGCCGGCCCGGTGGCCGTCCGCTTCCCCTGGCGCCGGCGCTGACCAGCACGCCGCCACCGGGCCGACGAGGAGCAGCCATGGACGACCAGCAGGAGCTGGAGCGGGTCGCCGCGGTCATCGCCGCGGGACCCTTCGACGACACCTGGGAGTCGCTCGCCGGCTACGAACCACCCCGCTGGTTCGTCGACGGCAAGTTCGGGATCTTCATCCACTGGGGCGTCTACGCGGTCCCGGCCTTCGGCAACGAGTGGTACGCCCGCAACATGTACCGCCAGGGCACCCCCGAGTTCGAGCACCACCGGACCACCTACGGACCGCACGACGAGTTCGGCTACAAGGACTTCGTCGACGACCTCACCGCCGCCGACTTCGACCCCGCCGCGTGGGCGCAGCTGTTCCGCCAGGCCGGCGCCCAGTTCGTCGTCCCCGTCGCCGAGCACCACGACGGGTTCCAGATGTACGCGTCGGACCGCAGCCGCTGGACCGCCGTGCAGCGGGGGCCGAAGCGCGACGTCCTCGGCGAGCTGGCGGAGGCGACGCGGCGGCAGTCCCTGGTCTTCGGCGCCTCCAGCCACCGGGCGGAGCACTGGTGGTTCATGAACGGCGGGACCCACGTCCCGTCCGACGTGCTCGACCCCGAGACGGCCGACTTCTACGGGCCGGCCCAGCCGCAGACCATGCAGCCCAACGACCAGTTCCTGCTGGACTGGTTCCTGCGCACCATCGAGCTGGTCGACCGCTACCAGCCCCAGGTGCTCTGGTTCGACTGGTGGATCGAGCAGCCGTCCTTCGAACCGTGGCTGCGCAAGGTCGCCGCGTACTACTACAACAGCGCCGCCCGCTGGGGCCGCGGCGTGGTGATCCAGTACAAGTACGCGGCGTTCCGTCCGGGGACGGCGGTGTTCGACATCGAGCGCGGGGCCCTCGACGGGATCCACCCCCGGGTCTGGCAGAACGACACCTCCGTGTCGCGGAACTCCTGGTCCTGGATCGAGGACCACGACTACAAGGGCGCCCCCGAGCTGATCACGGAGCTGGTGGACGTCGTCGCCAAGAACGGCGTGCTGCTGCTGAACATCGGCCCGAAGCCGGACGGCACCATCGCCGAGACCGAGCAGGAGCTGCTGCGCAGCATCGGCGTCTGGCTCGGCGTGCACGGGGAGGCCGTCTACGGCACCCGGCCGTGGACGATCGCCGCCGAAGGGCCGAGCGAGCAGCGCAGCGGCTACTTCACCGACTCCTCCTCCCCCTCCTACACCGCCGCCGACCTCCGCTTCACCTCCCGCGACGGGGTCGAGGGTGAGTTCGTCTACGCGACCGCGCTGGCCTGGCCGGACGACGACCGGCTGCTGGTCCGCAGCTGGGGCCGGGACGCCGGGCTCCTCACCTGCGAGGTGGCCGCGGTCACGGTGCTCGGGCACGACGGCGACGTGGTGTGGTCCCGCGACCCGGACGGCCTCCGCGTGCGGCTGCCCGACCGCCGGCCGAGCGCCGTCGGGGCGACGGTCCGGGCCGAGCTGGCCCCGCGCGTCCCGACCCCGCGGCAGACCGGTTTCCACCTCTGACCGCGGGTCGCCATGCGGCACCTCGCCCTGGACTCCCAGGCCGGCGACCCCCGGGTCCCGGCCGGCTCAGAGGCCGCGGACGTGGAGCAGCCGGTTCGGCGAGCCGTGCAGGTTGCCGCGCAGCGCCCCGCGGGTGGCGTGGCCGACCAGCCAGCGCTCCACCTGGGCGGGCGAGGCCTCCGGGTGGGCGGACAGGTAGAGGGCCGCCGCACCGCTCACGTACGGCGCCGCCCAGGAGGTGGCGGCCCCCTCGCTGGTCACGACCCGGTCGGGGTCCAGGCCCTCGTTCACGACCGAGTCGACATCCTCGCCGGGGGCGAACAGGTCGACGCAGCGGCCGTGGTTCAGCCCGGCGTCGCGGTCCTGCCGGGTGGAGGCGGCCACGGTCACGACCGAGGGCAGACCGGCCGGCGGGAAGCGGCAGGCGTCCTCGCCGCGGTTGCCCGCCGAGGCGACGACCGTGAGCCCGGCGTCGACCACCGCCTGCACGGCGGCGGCAACGGTCGGGGCCGGCGCGTCCACGTTCAGGGAGAGGTTGACGACGCCGGGACGGCGCCCGTTCTTCGCGACCCAGGTGAGCGCCCGCACGACGCGGGCCCGCTGTTGGGCCTCGGTCTCGTCGCCGGAGCCGCCCTCGCAACCGTTGAGCGCCCCGACCGCCACGAGGCGCGCGCGCTGGGCGACGCCGGTCCGGCGGCCGCCGATGATGCCGGCGACGAACAGCCCGTGGTCGGTGCCGTCCTCCAGCGCGCAGCCGCGCCCGCTCTTCAGCCCGACCGACGCCCGGCCGCCCAGCTCGGGGTTCTTCACGTCGAAGAGGCCGTCCACCACGTACACCGTCACACCCTGGCCCTGGTGGGTGACGGTGTAGCGGGCGTCGAGGGTCCGCGTGCGCTGGTCGATGCGGTCCAGCGCCCACCCGGGCTTGCGCCGGGTCACCGGGGCCGGGGCGGGGGACGCGCTCCCGGCGGCGGTGGGCGTCGGGGTGGCGGTGGGCGTCGGGGTGGCGGTGGGCGTCGGCGTGACGGTCGGCGCCGGGCGGGGTGACGCCGACTGCTCCCCGTCCGCCGGCGTGGGGACTGCCGTCGGCGCCGTGGGGCTGCTCGCGGCGGGCGGCGCCGAGGTGCCGGACGAGGGCGCCGGGGACGAGGCGGGGGTGGTCCCGCAGGCGGCGAGCGCGAGCAGGACCGCGGACGTCGCCCCCGCCCGGAGCGCCCGGGGTCGGTGGGCGGGCGAGCGGAGCGGCATGCCGGGATCGTAGGCTTCCGGACCCTCGTCGTGACCGACCCGAGCGCGGCCGGGCGCGCCTCGTCCGCGGGTGCGGCGGTCAGGCCGGGTCGGCGCTGCCGTGCGACCAGCGGTCGAAGAGCTCGTCGAGCACCGTCAGCGGGTCACGACCGACCGGGGAGGCGTGGAGGGTGTGCAGGTAGGGCACCTTCGCCGCCCGGTAGAGGTCGTCGAGCTGCTCGTTGATGGCGTTCGCGAGGACGTCCTGCTGGACCGGGGCCAGCGGCATCACCCCGTGCAGGAAGGCGTCGAGGCTGAACAGGTCGACGGTGCCGCCGAGGCCCAGGTACTCGACCCACAGCTGGCTCAACGGGCACGCAGTGCGCTGCCACGCCGCCTCGAACAGGGTGTACCGCTCGGGCGACGGCGCGGGCGCGCCGGCGGGCTCAGCCATCCGGGACACCCCCGTCGGACGGGGACGGCGGGGGCGGGGCGTCGAGGCGGGGAGCGGCGGCCGAGGCCACCAGCTGGGCGGCGACCTCGTGCACCTTCAGGTCGGAACGCTGCGACGCCTCCACGAGCAGGGCGAACGCCGTCTCGCGGTCGCCGGCCCCGCGGCCGATCAGGACGCCCGTGGCCTGGCCGATGAGGTCACGGCGCTGGAGCGCACCGCTGAGCTGCGCGCTGAGCTGCCGGGCGTCCGACAGGGTCAACATGTTGGTGAGCAGCACCGCGGCCTGCTCGGCGAACAGCCCGAGCACGGCCTCGGCCCGTGCGTCATAGGCCCCGGCCTCGCGGGAGTAGACCTTGATCGCCCCGACGGAGACGTCGTCGGCCACCAGCGGCAGGCTGACCATCGACCTGATGCCCAGCTCGGCGGCGGCTGCGGTCCACCGGGGCCACCGCTCCTCGCTGTCCAGGCGGTCGATGCGGACCGTGACCCGCTCGCTCCACGCCGTCAGGCACGGGCCGGAGTCGAACGCGTACTGGAGGGCGTCGGCCTCCCCGACCAGCGGGTCCGAGGCCGCGGTGGTCCGGCGACCCCGGCTGTCGACCAGGGTGACCCCGGCCCCGGCGGTGCCGGGGATCGTCACCGCGGCCAGCCTGGTCACCAGCGCGACCGCCGTCTCCAGGGTCTCGGCCGACAGCACCACGCCGCCGAGCTGCAGCAGCAGGCCTGCCAAGCCCTCCACCGCAGGGGTGGTCGTCGGCTGTCCGGGGTCGCTCACGGTCGTCCCCTCCGGTGCTGGGCAGGACCGTCGAGCGGCGCCGGCCGACGACCGGGCCCGGGTGGTTCCGGGGGAGGGCAGAGCTGCGGAGGGGACGTGGGCACGGTCACGGCGTCTTTCGGGGCGGGCACGCCTGGTGGAGTCCGGACGGCGGCAACAAGTGCGTGACCTGGAGGCGGCGGAGCGGCTTCCAGGCTTCCCGGGCCGGCTGTGCGGCTACAACACCTCCACTGTAGGGGACCGGACCCAGGCCGCCGCGGCGCCCGCGAGTCGGACCCCGATCGTGTCCGTCACGGGGGTGCGCGGATCCGCCGACAGGCGGAGGATGGGGTGCGGGGGTCGGCACGAGCACGAGCGCTGCGCAGCGGGGGCCGTCCCCGCCCTGCGGCCGGTGCCGAGCCCCGGATGGCGTACCGGGTCCACGCGTCGGGCACACTCAGCGTCCTGGTGGTTCCGCGGAAGGTGGGTGGTGGTGCATGACGACCGAGGGCAGCGGCGCGGAGCAGGAGCGTGCCGTCGAGGAACGCGGGGCTGAGGAGGAGGACCTGCGCGAGAGCCTGGCCGGGCTCTCGGGTCTGGCGTCGAACCGGTTGCCGCTCGTGGAGCTGTTGACCCGGGTGGCCGGCTTGGCGGTGCAGGCCATCCCGGGCGCGGACGGCGCAGGTCTGACGCTGCTCGAAGAAGGGCGCAGCGACACGATCGTGACCACCGCGGACTTCGTGGCCGAGATCGACGCGATCCAGTACGGGATCGGGCAGGGGCCGTGCATCATGGCCGCCGCCGAGGCGCGGACGGTGATCTCCGGGTCCCTGGGCGCGGACGTCCGGTGGCGGCGGTTCGGTGGCGGGGTCGCCCGGCTGGGCGTGCACAGCGTGGTGTCGCTGCCGCTGCTCACCCCGGACGGGGTGGTGGGGGCGATGAACGTCTACGCCCGCTCCAAGGACGTGTTCGACGAGCGAGCGGCGGCCCTGGGTGAGATGTTCGCCGCCCCGGCGGCCATCGCGGTGCAGAACGCCCAGGTCCTCGAGCAGACCCGTCGGCTGGCCGCTCAGCTGCAGGCCACCCTCGACACGCGGATGGTGATCGAGCGGGCCGTCGGCATCGTGATGAGCCGCAGCGGCGTGAGCGAGGACGAGGCGCTGAACCGGCTGCGGTCCCTCAGCCAGCACGAGCACGCCAAGCTGCTGACGATCGCGGAGAACCTCATCGACGGGGCGGTCCGCCGGGCCCGGTCCCAGCGCCGGCCCTGAGCGACGGTGGCGACCGCGTCCTGTCCAGGTGGTGGTCGCGCGCAGCCAGGTCCGTCGTGCCGACCCACGCTGGCCAGCACCGGGCTCACGCAGGCCTGATCCGGCGGCCGGATCCGCTCCCTCGGAGATAGCCCCTTGGACCACCGCGACCTCCTCAGCCAGCTCCACGAGCTGATCAGCTGCCTGGGCAGCGACCCCGGCCACCTCGTCCGAACCTCGCCGACCTCTCCGCCGCCCTCGACGGTGCGGTGCCGGGCCACGCGGGTCTGCGGCTCACGGTCGTCCACTCCGGTCATCCCGTCACGCTGACCGCGGTCACGGCCGAGCGGGCCGAGGCGACCCGGACGTCGCTCGGCCTCCCGCTCCCCCTGCTGTCCCCGGCCTACGAGCCGGGAGGGAAGGCCGCCTTCTACAGCACCGTGCCGGGGGCCTTCGTCGACCTCGCCGCCGACCTGACCTACGTCCTCGACCGCAGCCGGACCCGGGCCGTCACCATCGAGCTGGACGGCGACCTGCCGCTGGTGACCAGCGGGGTGCTCGTCACCGGGCTCGAGGACCTCGCGGCGCTGAACCGTGCGGCCGGCATCCTGATCGCCCGGGGCCAGGACCCCGGCACCGCCCCCCAGGCCCTCCGCACCCGAGCCGGCGTCGCCGGCCTGACGCCCCTGGCCTACGCCCACCGGCTCCTCGGCCGCGAGGACCGTATCGCCGGCCGGAGGCCCGCCCCCTTGCTCTCCCGGGCGTCATGGGCCATGATGAAGGAGCTGAGACCCAGCCAATCGGAACTTGTGAGACCGCCTGCGCCGCCTCCACAAGCCGCCCGCCCCTACCGCGAGTGACGGCCGAGAGGCCCGGCAGATGGATCTGTCGCAGATCGATCCCTCACCACCAGCGCAGCAGGCCGTGACCTCGGCGGGCCGGAGGTCCACCAGCCCCGAGGTCAGCAGCACCAGCCACCACGCGCCGAGCAGCACGTCCGAGCTGCGGGTGGCCGCGGCCCTCCTCGACGCCGCCACCCGCATGCACGACAGCACCGACCCCGGGGCCGTCCTCGACGTCATCGCCTGCGAGGCCCTGCGTCTCCTCACCGCCGACGGGGTGCTGGTCCTCGTCCACGCCCAGCGCGGACCGACGCCCGTCCTCCACCGGCTGCAGTCCGGCGCCGACGCCGACCCGGCCGTCACCGACCTGCTGTGCAAGCAGCTGGCCGACGAACACCTCGTGGAACGGTCACCGGTCACCGACCTCGAGCGACGCCGGATGCGGCGCCTGGAGACCTCCGGTGGCGACGGAACCCGGACCACCCCCTGGCCTTCCCTCCTGGTCGCCGACCTCGACAGCCCGCGCTCCAGCCGACCCACCCGGCTGGTCTGGTACGCCGCGGACGACAACGCCTTCACCAGCTCCCGCGAGCTGGCCGTGCTCTTCGCCCGGCACGCCGGGCTCGCCCTGCGGGCGGTCAGCGAACGGCACCACCTGCTGCGCGCCGTCGAGAGCCGCACCAGCACCGGTCAGGCGACCGGCATCTTGATGAACCGCTACCACCTGACCGCCGCGCGGGCGTTCGAGCTCCTGCGCACCTTCTCCCAGGACCGCAACATCAAGCTCCGTGACGTGGCGGAGGCCCTCAACCACACCGGCGAGCTCCCCAGCTGAGCGCTCACCCACCCCAGCCCCCCGAGAGGACAACCCATGCGTCCCCTGCTCACCCACCGCGACGAGCTCGCCGGCGACTGGCGCACCGGCGCCTCCTGTCAGAACGTGAACCCCGACCTGTTCTTCCCGCCCGGGACCGCCGGCGCACGCTGGGCGGCGCTGGAGGAGGTCCGACGCATCTGCCAGAGCTGCCCGGTCCAGCAGGAGTGCCTGCACTGGGCCCTCCGCGCCGGCGTGACCGACGGCGTGTGGGGCGGGCTCACCCCCGAGGAGCGCCGCGGGCCCGCCCGCGCCAGCCGACGACGCTGACCCCGAGACCGTTCCGGTCCGTCCCCTCGTCCCCTCGACGACTGGGTCGACGAGACCCTGCGCGCCCCGCCCCGGACTTCGAGGGCGGGGCACCAGCGTCCGGGCCGGTCGGGGGCCCGGCTGACCCCGCGCTCGACCGTGGGCGGGACCGCGTCTGCCCGGCGTCGGCTCGTCCGTCCGAGGGCGTCGCGGGACCCCTCGGTGGCCACCGACTCCGTTTCGCCGCCGGCCCCCTGGGTACCAGATGAGGTGGAGATCACGCCGCGGACACCGCGCGGCACCGACTGAGATGACCCCGTCCTCGCGGCGACCGCTCCCTTCGCCAGGG
The window above is part of the Friedmanniella luteola genome. Proteins encoded here:
- a CDS encoding alpha-L-fucosidase, producing MTTETRPTADRTADPAGTSSIWSDLARPLPAWLPRAKLGIFIHWGAYSVPAWAEPSGALGAVPDEEWFTHNAYAEWYANTIRIPGSPAAEHHHQTYGDAPYDDFLDAWTADRFDPAAWAALFAEAGAQYVVPTTKHHDGIALWDAPGTGTRNTVHRGPRRDLVGDLAAAVRAAGMRFGVYYSGGLDWSTTSFPPHTSGAEVSSLRPNDAAYNCYALLHVRDLVQRYAPDVLWNDINWPDAGKRTGAWSLHELFRDFYAGNPDGVVNDRWGDTHWDYRTSEYEHGTAVEVDTDWEQCRGLGFSFGYNQVEDESVVLSGHQLATLLADVVSRGGRLLLNVGPTAAGEIPALQQQSLRDLGRWTADVGETLRSATRVDPAVARNGDDPWTRWLDTPDGLVALVDRTGTTPLAFDPTAADGAAGAVLTGRATVSATDDGAEVDVAEPGAGPVAVRFPWRRR
- a CDS encoding FadR/GntR family transcriptional regulator, whose product is MSLDRPPTRRVPRGTLLPGREKRTRTSVTDDAITRIRHMILTGELAPGDKLPPESELAAELGLSRTSLREAVRALTLLGVIDTRQGDASYITSLGPELLLNALGLAMDLQREDTMADLVGVRRVLEPAATALAAARVTADDIAHLRGLIRPGLTEDRAREAVELDWEFHHEIALSSGNELLVALLDGLTAPTVRMRTWRGLTVPGALDRTLAEHEAIVDALEAGDPELARAAATVHVAGVEAWVRALPPGWSARAAEEVRLQSSPVHRTPPEPGPPTLEPR
- a CDS encoding GAF and ANTAR domain-containing protein; this encodes MTTEGSGAEQERAVEERGAEEEDLRESLAGLSGLASNRLPLVELLTRVAGLAVQAIPGADGAGLTLLEEGRSDTIVTTADFVAEIDAIQYGIGQGPCIMAAAEARTVISGSLGADVRWRRFGGGVARLGVHSVVSLPLLTPDGVVGAMNVYARSKDVFDERAAALGEMFAAPAAIAVQNAQVLEQTRRLAAQLQATLDTRMVIERAVGIVMSRSGVSEDEALNRLRSLSQHEHAKLLTIAENLIDGAVRRARSQRRP
- a CDS encoding ANTAR domain-containing protein, coding for MDLSQIDPSPPAQQAVTSAGRRSTSPEVSSTSHHAPSSTSELRVAAALLDAATRMHDSTDPGAVLDVIACEALRLLTADGVLVLVHAQRGPTPVLHRLQSGADADPAVTDLLCKQLADEHLVERSPVTDLERRRMRRLETSGGDGTRTTPWPSLLVADLDSPRSSRPTRLVWYAADDNAFTSSRELAVLFARHAGLALRAVSERHHLLRAVESRTSTGQATGILMNRYHLTAARAFELLRTFSQDRNIKLRDVAEALNHTGELPS
- a CDS encoding GAF and ANTAR domain-containing protein, whose amino-acid sequence is MSDPGQPTTTPAVEGLAGLLLQLGGVVLSAETLETAVALVTRLAAVTIPGTAGAGVTLVDSRGRRTTAASDPLVGEADALQYAFDSGPCLTAWSERVTVRIDRLDSEERWPRWTAAAAELGIRSMVSLPLVADDVSVGAIKVYSREAGAYDARAEAVLGLFAEQAAVLLTNMLTLSDARQLSAQLSGALQRRDLIGQATGVLIGRGAGDRETAFALLVEASQRSDLKVHEVAAQLVASAAAPRLDAPPPPSPSDGGVPDG
- a CDS encoding WhiB family transcriptional regulator gives rise to the protein MRPLLTHRDELAGDWRTGASCQNVNPDLFFPPGTAGARWAALEEVRRICQSCPVQQECLHWALRAGVTDGVWGGLTPEERRGPARASRRR
- a CDS encoding alpha-L-fucosidase; translated protein: MDDQQELERVAAVIAAGPFDDTWESLAGYEPPRWFVDGKFGIFIHWGVYAVPAFGNEWYARNMYRQGTPEFEHHRTTYGPHDEFGYKDFVDDLTAADFDPAAWAQLFRQAGAQFVVPVAEHHDGFQMYASDRSRWTAVQRGPKRDVLGELAEATRRQSLVFGASSHRAEHWWFMNGGTHVPSDVLDPETADFYGPAQPQTMQPNDQFLLDWFLRTIELVDRYQPQVLWFDWWIEQPSFEPWLRKVAAYYYNSAARWGRGVVIQYKYAAFRPGTAVFDIERGALDGIHPRVWQNDTSVSRNSWSWIEDHDYKGAPELITELVDVVAKNGVLLLNIGPKPDGTIAETEQELLRSIGVWLGVHGEAVYGTRPWTIAAEGPSEQRSGYFTDSSSPSYTAADLRFTSRDGVEGEFVYATALAWPDDDRLLVRSWGRDAGLLTCEVAAVTVLGHDGDVVWSRDPDGLRVRLPDRRPSAVGATVRAELAPRVPTPRQTGFHL
- a CDS encoding S8 family serine peptidase, encoding MPLRSPAHRPRALRAGATSAVLLALAACGTTPASSPAPSSGTSAPPAASSPTAPTAVPTPADGEQSASPRPAPTVTPTPTATPTPTATPTPTAAGSASPAPAPVTRRKPGWALDRIDQRTRTLDARYTVTHQGQGVTVYVVDGLFDVKNPELGGRASVGLKSGRGCALEDGTDHGLFVAGIIGGRRTGVAQRARLVAVGALNGCEGGSGDETEAQQRARVVRALTWVAKNGRRPGVVNLSLNVDAPAPTVAAAVQAVVDAGLTVVASAGNRGEDACRFPPAGLPSVVTVAASTRQDRDAGLNHGRCVDLFAPGEDVDSVVNEGLDPDRVVTSEGAATSWAAPYVSGAAALYLSAHPEASPAQVERWLVGHATRGALRGNLHGSPNRLLHVRGL